The genomic DNA AACAGGTTTGCGAACTCCCGCAAGCTCGGCGGTCGGCGCGTCGGCCCAGCATTGCGCACAAAAAAGAATCGCGTCTCGATCAAGGGGCCGTTCACACACAGTGCAGAGCGGCGGAAAAAGCACGTCCCAAATCGGCCACGTCCGAGGATGCGTCCAAACGGCGTTCACTTTTTCGAGCGGGTTTTCTTCACGTTGGACTGTAAAGCAATCTCCAGCACGTCGTCAATACTTTCGACGAAGCGGAATTCCAACATAGCCTTGATGTGATCGGGAACGTGATAAAGGTCTTTCTTGTTCATGGCTGGCATCGCAATCATCTTCAGCCCATGGCGGCTGGCCGCGACGATCTTCTCGCGCAATCCCCCGACCGGCAGCACGCGACCGGTAAGCGTGATCTCGCCCGTCATTCCCAGTTTGTTCCTGACCGGCCGGTTGGTGAACAGCGAAGCCAGCGACGTCACCAGCGTCACGCCCGCCGAAGGTCCGTCCTTGGGAGTCGCGCCTTCGGGGACGTGAATGTGAATATCGCGCCGTGAGAGTTGCTTCTCGTCAAGGCCATATTGGGCCGCCCGCGAGCGAAGATAGGAGAGCGCGATATGCGCCGATTCCTTCATCACGTCTCCGAGTTGTCCGGTCACCTGCAGCTGTTTGTTCCCCGGCATCCAGGTGGATTCGATGACCAGCACGTCCCCGCCGACGGGAGTCCAAGCCAGCCCCAGCGCGACTCCCGGTTGCATCGCGAAGTCCAGCTCGTCTTCGCTGAAACTGGCCGGCCCGAGATAGTTGCCGACCGTACGATCGCTGATCGTAGCGCTTTGAATCCGTCCCGCCACGATATCGCGAGCCACCTTCCGGCAGACCGACGCAATCTGCTGTTCCAGACGGCGAACTCCCGCCTCGCGCGTGTAGCCCTCGACGATCGCGCGGATGCCTTTCTCGGTGAAGCGAATCTTGGACCTGTTCAGTCCGTTCTCTTCGACCTGCCGGGGAACCAGATAGTGTTTGGCGATCTCCATTTTTTCAGGCGTAATGTAGCTCGGAATCTCGATGATTTCCATCCGATCCCGCAGCGGCGGCGGAATCTGCGATGCGTCGTTGGCCGTGGTAATGAAAAACACCGATGAGAGATCGAACTCCACGGCCAGGAAGTGATCCTGAAACGTGGCATTCTGGGCCGGATCGAGCACTTCCAAAAGAGCCGACGCGGGATCACCGCGAAAATCGCTCCCCAGCTTGTCAATCTCATCGAGCATGATCACCGGGTTCCGCACGCCGACTCGCCGGATGGACTGAATGATTCGACCCGGCAAGGCTCCCACGTAGGTGCGGCGATGTCCGCGGATCTCCGCTTCGTCGCGCATACCGCCCAAACTCATCCGCGAGAACTCGCGGTTCAGAGCCGATGCAACGGATTGTCCCAGCGAGGTCTTGCCGACTCCGGGTGGGCCAATGAAACAAAGGATCGGTCCCTTGCCGGTCGGCCGCAGCTTGCGAACGACCAGAAACTCGATGATCCGGTTCTTCACGTCTTTCAGACCGTAATGATCCCGATCGAGAATTTTCTCTGCCCGCTTGACGTCGAGGATTTCTTCGCTGAACTTCTGCCACGGGAGCGAAACCAGCCACTCGATATAGGTGCGCGATACGGTGTACTCGGCCGAAGCGGTGGGCATCCGCTTCATACGCTCAAGTTCCTTGGTGGCGGCTTCAGCGGCCTCCTTCGGCATCGCGGCTTCTACGATCTGCTGGCGGAACTCCTCGACCTCGGCCGCGCCTTCACTGTCTTCCCCCAGTTCGTGCCGAATGGCCTTGAGTTGTTCGCGGAGAAAGTACTCCCGCTGGTTTTCGGCGATCTCGCCTTCCACCTTGTTCTGAATCTCCGAGCCGAGTTGCGTGATCTTGAGCTCGCGGGCGAGCAGCGCCGCAACCATGGACAGCCGGGTCTCCAGATCGTTCGCTTCGAGAATCTCCTGCTTTTTATCGAGAGGCACATTCAGATTCGAAGCGACGATGTCGGCCAGCGCACCGGGATCGGTGATATTGTACACCGCAATTTTGATTTCTTCGGGAATCTGTGGGCTGGACTCGGCGAGCTTCGTGAAGTCGCCCGTGATGCGACGCATCATCGCCTCAACCTTCATGGATCTTCGCTTCGGTTCCACGGTGGTGAGAACGTTGACCTCGACCTTCAGGTATGGAGTCTCTTGCACGATGCGCCGCCGGTCCACCCGAATCAGACCCTGCACCAGCAGTCGCAGGCTCCCGTCGGGGACGCGGAACATTTTCAGAATCTGCACCACCGTGCCGATTTCGTAAAATTGATCCTCGGGTTTGGCGGAAGCGGGTTCCGGTACGCGGGCAAAGGCCGCCATCATCTTCGAGTCGGAGAGCGCGTCATTGACAAGCTGAATAATCGGCTCGGCCGTCACCACCAGCGGCGCGATCGTATTGGGAAAAATGAGCACGTCGTTGATGAGCATCGCCGGGAGGATATCGGGAATGTGGAACGTGTCTCCATTCCCATCCTGCTCGACCGAGGTGGACGGCGGATTTTCCTTCGCAGCGGTCATTCGAGACCCTCCATCGAATCGGCCGGGAAGCAGCCGGGGAGAGTGCCTCCTTCTCGCTTGGTGACGCGGATCACCAACATGCCGTCCCGGAACGTGGCCTGCGACGTCCCGGGATCCA from bacterium includes the following:
- the lon gene encoding endopeptidase La, coding for MTAAKENPPSTSVEQDGNGDTFHIPDILPAMLINDVLIFPNTIAPLVVTAEPIIQLVNDALSDSKMMAAFARVPEPASAKPEDQFYEIGTVVQILKMFRVPDGSLRLLVQGLIRVDRRRIVQETPYLKVEVNVLTTVEPKRRSMKVEAMMRRITGDFTKLAESSPQIPEEIKIAVYNITDPGALADIVASNLNVPLDKKQEILEANDLETRLSMVAALLARELKITQLGSEIQNKVEGEIAENQREYFLREQLKAIRHELGEDSEGAAEVEEFRQQIVEAAMPKEAAEAATKELERMKRMPTASAEYTVSRTYIEWLVSLPWQKFSEEILDVKRAEKILDRDHYGLKDVKNRIIEFLVVRKLRPTGKGPILCFIGPPGVGKTSLGQSVASALNREFSRMSLGGMRDEAEIRGHRRTYVGALPGRIIQSIRRVGVRNPVIMLDEIDKLGSDFRGDPASALLEVLDPAQNATFQDHFLAVEFDLSSVFFITTANDASQIPPPLRDRMEIIEIPSYITPEKMEIAKHYLVPRQVEENGLNRSKIRFTEKGIRAIVEGYTREAGVRRLEQQIASVCRKVARDIVAGRIQSATISDRTVGNYLGPASFSEDELDFAMQPGVALGLAWTPVGGDVLVIESTWMPGNKQLQVTGQLGDVMKESAHIALSYLRSRAAQYGLDEKQLSRRDIHIHVPEGATPKDGPSAGVTLVTSLASLFTNRPVRNKLGMTGEITLTGRVLPVGGLREKIVAASRHGLKMIAMPAMNKKDLYHVPDHIKAMLEFRFVESIDDVLEIALQSNVKKTRSKK